In a single window of the Panthera leo isolate Ple1 chromosome A1, P.leo_Ple1_pat1.1, whole genome shotgun sequence genome:
- the LOC122215764 gene encoding LOW QUALITY PROTEIN: butyrophilin-like protein 10 (The sequence of the model RefSeq protein was modified relative to this genomic sequence to represent the inferred CDS: deleted 2 bases in 1 codon) — protein sequence MANTQGRDIFPPSCSIIFLLLQLLSYSLSAKGKTDFSVSGPGQPVLAMVGESAKLQCHLSLNISAEDMEVRWYREELSPAVHLSKKGTDMPEEQMWQYKGRTTFRTAGPAKDQAVLTIYNVTVFDNGTFHCEFKDSTGSADATLWLRVAGLGSEPRIQVRAGRDEGIRAECTSEGWYPEPRVEWRDFRGQTLPSTTNLTVSPTGLFAVVSNVTVWDRGMGNLSCSISNPLLQERMETKSHLPAQMPKSFPSMAWRAVVPVILIVVGLVACLVAGATCLFWKRQRDRNRVQLEEERLNREEEQLSQGWPEDIIYVSPSLDPDTASPKLALSEDRKTVRRLFFEQELPNAPSRFDWDPCVLGLEQFSAGRYYWEVQVGHRKTWNLGVCLESLDWTGRILKAPQHGLWALELYKKGFWALAFPRVHLHPSGPLHRVGVFLDCDAGRISFYSMGNGSFVYAFSGLSFSAPLRPFFCLSTHDPSPLTICSERQPPEALRPPQGEGQDRVGTLLQQDP from the exons ATGGCAAACACACAAGGTCGAGACATCTTTCCACCCAGCTGCTccatcatcttcctcctcctgcagCTTCTGTCCTACAGCCTCTCTGCAAAGG GGAAAACCGATTTCTCTGTCTCTGGTCCCGGCCAACCGGTCCTGGCTATGGTGGGGGAAAGTGCGAAGCTGCAATGCCATCTGTCCCTCAATATCAGTGCGGAGGACATGGAGGTGAGGTGGTACAGGGAGGAGCTGTCCCCAGCCGTGCACCTGAGCAAGAAAGGCACGGACATGCCTGAAGAGCAGATGTGGCAGTATAAGGGCAGGACGACCTTCCGGACAGCTGGCCCGGCCAAGGACCAAGCTGTGCTGACCATATACAACGTCACCGTGTTCGATAACGGGACCTTCCACTGCGAGTTCAAAGACAGCACAGGGTCTGCAGATGCCACCCTGTGGCTGAGAGTGGCAG GGCTGGGCTCTGAGCCCAGAATCCAAGTGCGAGCTGGCCGGGATGAAGGTATCAGGGCAGAGTGCACCTCGGAGGGCTGGTACCCAGAGCCCCGGGTGGAGTGGAGAGACTTCAGGGGACAGACCCTACCTTCCACGACCAACCTCACAGTGTCACCGACGGGCCTCTTTGCGGTGGTGTCCAATGTGACTGTCTGGGACAGGGGCATGGGGAACCTCTCTTGCTCTATCTccaaccccctcctccaggagagGATGGAGACCAAGAGCCACCTACCTG CTCAGATGCCCAAAAGTTTCCCATCAATGGCATGGAGGGCAGTGGTGCCTGTGATCCTCATTGTGGTGGGGCTTGTAGCA TGTCTTGTGGCAGGAGCCACCTGTCTTTTCTGGAAACGTCAGAGGGACAGGAATAGGGTGCAGCTGGAAGAAGAGAGACTGAACAGAGAAGAGGAACAGCTGTCCCAAG gCTGGCCAGAGGACATCATCTATG TGAGCCCATCCCTGGACCCCGACACTGCAAGCCCCAAGCTCGCTCTCTCTGAGGACAGGAAGACTGTGAGGCGGCTGTTCTTTGAACAAGAGCTGCCCAACGCCCCCAGCAGATTCGACTGGGACCCCTGTGTGCTGGGCCTGGAGCAGTTCTCAGCTGGGAGGTATTACTGGGAGGTCCAGGTGGGGCACAGGAAGACCTGGAACCTGGGCGTGTGTCTGGAGAGCTTGGATTGGACGGGAAGGATCCTCAAGGCCCCCCAGCATGGACTCTGGGCCCTGGAGCTGTACAAGAAGGGGTTCTGGGCGCTTGCCTTCCCAAGAGTTCACCTGCACCCTTCGGGGCCCCTGCATCGTGTGGGCGTTTTCCTGGACTGTGATGCAGGCAGAATCTCCTTCTACAGCATGGGCAATGGATCCTTTGTCTACGCGTTCTCTGGACTGTCCTTCTCGGCACCCCTGAGGCCATTCTTCTGCCTCTCGACACACGACCCCAGCCCCCTGACCATCTGTTCAGAACGGCAGCCCCCAGAGGCCTTGAGGCCTCCTCAGGGTGAGGGACAGGACAGGGTGGGAACCCTCCTCCAGCAAGACCCATGA